In one window of Malassezia japonica chromosome 9, complete sequence DNA:
- a CDS encoding uncharacterized protein (COG:S; EggNog:ENOG503P4KT), translating to MDNLSSTYTELATKYENGTGGATREIAKACVGAAPSITSDSVVHDNACGPAIVTSVIMGQGTRPSIYATDFAKGMVDVTRAFSQQNGWDNVHCQEMDGQHLSFADNFFTHSFSCLGVYLFPDSKKGVAEMYRTLQPNGFACFSSMKDPVWPAVALKVYQERFPNAEKPLQFPETPEWYHEADIQKTLKEAGFQDIHVIEVPATFHYADEATGRATWHGMLTMFSATLRELDQETYNAFFAQFWKELLENHGTSMPDGKTTRAICKSKLKAFSAALGKVDDVTHDAYVTQFWDKLAKNHVYLEDNWCTIIKVRAWLATATK from the exons cgccgcgccttcCATTACATCCGATTCGGTCGTGCACGATAATGCGTGCGGCCCAGCGATCGTCACGAGTGTGATTATGGGCCAAGGCACCAGGCCTTCCATTTATGCCACCGATTTTGCCAAGGGAATGGTGGACGTTACTCGGGCCTTTTCTCAGCAGAATGGATGGGACAATGTCCACTGCCAAGAAATGGATGGCCAGCACCTTTCGTTTGCCGACAATTTCTTTACGCACTCTTTCAGCTGCCTAGGCGTGTACCTCTTTCCCGACTCCAAGAAAGGCGTCGCGGAAATGTACCGCACACTCCAACCCAATGGATTTGCGTGCTTTTCTTCGATGAAAGACCCCGTGTGGCCCGCAGTTGCCCTCAAAGTATACCAGGAGCGCTTTCCCAATGCCGAAAAGCCGCTGCAATTCCCCGAGACGCCGGAATGGTACCATGAAGCAGACATCCAAAAGACGCTCAAGGAGGCTGGATTCCAGGATATCCATGTGATCGAAGTGCCTGCGACTTTTCACTATGCGGATGAGGCGACGGGCCGTGCGACGTGGCACGGAATGCTGACGATGTTtagcgcgacgctgcgtgaACTCGACCAAGAAACCTATAACGCCTTCTTTGCGCAATTCTGGAAAGAACTTCTTGAGAACCACGGCACTAGCATGCCCGACGGAAAA acgacgcgcgccatTTGCAAGAGCAAGCTCAAGGCCTTtagcgcggcgctcggcaaggtggACGATGTCACCCATGATGCCTACGTTACCCAATTCTGGGACAAGCTTGCCAAGAACCATGTGTACTTAGAAGACAATTGGTGCACCATCATAAAGGTGCGTGCGTGGctcgcgacggcgaccaAGTAG